Proteins from a single region of Macrotis lagotis isolate mMagLag1 chromosome 2, bilby.v1.9.chrom.fasta, whole genome shotgun sequence:
- the CSAD gene encoding cysteine sulfinic acid decarboxylase isoform X4 — translation MGTDSIRLVKADDRGRMIPEDLEKQINQAEAEGAVPLLVSATSGTTVLGAFDPLEPIADVCQQHGLWLHVDAAWGGSVLLSQTHRYLLDGIKRADSVSWNPHKLLATGLQCSALLLRDTSNLLKHCHGAQATYLFQQDKFYDVSLDTGDKVVQCGRRVDCLKLWLMWKALGGSGLEQRVNWAFTLTRYLVEKMKMRKGFELVMEPEFVNVCFWYVPPSLRGQRDSADYCKKLAKVAPVLKERMVKEGSMMVGYQPHRTWPNFFRLIVANPVLSTADLDFFLDELERLGQDL, via the exons ATGGGCACAGATAGCATCCGACTGGTCAAGGCTGATGACAG GGGAAGGATGATACCAGAGGACTTGGAGAAACAAATTAATCAAGCTGAGGCAGAG GGAGCTGTGCCTCTCCTGGTCAGTGCCACCTCAGGAACCACAGTGCTGGGGGCCTTTGACCCACTGGAGCCCATCGCCGATGTGTGCCAGCAACATGGGCTGTGGCTGCATGTGGAT GCAGCCTGGGGTGGAAGTGTCCTGCTGTCTCAAACACATCGGTACCTTCTTGATGGCATTAAGAG AGCTGACTCAGTATCTTGGAATCCCCACAAGCTGCTGGCAACTGGGCTGCAGTGCTCAGCTCTTCTCCTTCGGGACACCTCG AACTTGCTGAAGCACTGTCATGGAGCCCAGGCCACCTACCTGTTTCAACAAGACAAGTTCTACGATGTGTCTCTGGACACAGGAGACAAGGTAGTGCAGTGTGGCCGTCGTGTAGACTGTCTGAAGCTTTGGCTCATGTGGAAGGCTCTTGGTGGATCAGGGCTGGAGCAGCGTGTGAACTGGGCTTTCACCCTCACCCG GTACCTCGTAgagaagatgaagatgaggaagggCTTTGAGTTGGTCATGGAG CCAGAGTTTGTAAATGTATGTTTCTGGTACGTGCCCCCCAGCCTTCGTGGACAGCGAGACAGTGCTGATTATTGCAAGAAGCTAGCTAAG GTGGCACCAGTACTGAAGGAACGAATGGTCAAAGAGGGCTCCATGATGGTGGGCTATCAGCCCCACAGAACCTGGCCCAACTTTTTCCGTCTGATTGTGGCTAATCCAGTCCTGAGCACAGCTGACCTCGACTTCTTCTTGGATGAGCTAGAGCGGTTAGGGCAGGACTTATAA
- the CSAD gene encoding cysteine sulfinic acid decarboxylase isoform X2 produces the protein MAESNPVSPKWDLLAGEALLQDVFDIIMEEAVRKGTAASEKVCEWKEPEELRKLLDLELRSHGEKQEQILDRCRTVIQYSVKTCHPRFFNQLFSGLDPYALAGRIITESLNTSQYTYEIAPVFVLMEEEVLKKLRALVGWSSGDGVFCPGGSISNMYALNLARYQRYPDCKQRGLRALPPLAIFTTQESHYSIQKGTAFLGMGTDSIRLVKADDRGRMIPEDLEKQINQAEAEGAVPLLVSATSGTTVLGAFDPLEPIADVCQQHGLWLHVDAAWGGSVLLSQTHRYLLDGIKRADSVSWNPHKLLATGLQCSALLLRDTSNLLKHCHGAQATYLFQQDKFYDVSLDTGDKVVQCGRRVDCLKLWLMWKALGGSGLEQRVNWAFTLTRVCKCMFLVRAPQPSWTARQC, from the exons ATGGCTGAATCAAACCCAGTCTCCCCTAAATGGGATCTCCTAGCAGGTGAAGCTCTGCTTCAAGATGTCTTTGACATTATTATGGAAGAGGCTGTAAGAAAAGGAACTGCTGCCTCTGAGAAG GTCTGTGAGTGGAAGGAGCCAGAGGAGCTGAGAAAGCTGCTTGATTTGGAGTTGCGGAGTCATGGAGAGAAGCAGGAGCAGATCCTGGATCGGTGCCGGACAGTCATCCAGTACAGCGTGAAGACCT GTCATCCTCGCTTCTTCAATCAGCTCTTCTCAGGGCTGGACCCTTATGCCCTAGCTGGCCGGATCATCACAGAGAGCCTCAACACTAGTCA GTACACTTATGAAATTGCTCCTGTGTTTGTCCTCATGGAGGAAGAGGTGCTGAAGAAACTCCGGGCCCTGGTGGGCTGGAGCAGCGGGGATGGGGTCTTCTGCCCCG GTGGCTCCATCTCCAACATGTATGCCCTGAACTTGGCACGATACCAGCGCTATCCTGACTGCAAACAAAGGGGACTGCGGGCCCTGCCACCCTTGGCCATCTTCACAACACAGGAG AGTCACTACTCCATTCAGAAAGGAACTGCTTTCTTGGGCATGGGCACAGATAGCATCCGACTGGTCAAGGCTGATGACAG GGGAAGGATGATACCAGAGGACTTGGAGAAACAAATTAATCAAGCTGAGGCAGAG GGAGCTGTGCCTCTCCTGGTCAGTGCCACCTCAGGAACCACAGTGCTGGGGGCCTTTGACCCACTGGAGCCCATCGCCGATGTGTGCCAGCAACATGGGCTGTGGCTGCATGTGGAT GCAGCCTGGGGTGGAAGTGTCCTGCTGTCTCAAACACATCGGTACCTTCTTGATGGCATTAAGAG AGCTGACTCAGTATCTTGGAATCCCCACAAGCTGCTGGCAACTGGGCTGCAGTGCTCAGCTCTTCTCCTTCGGGACACCTCG AACTTGCTGAAGCACTGTCATGGAGCCCAGGCCACCTACCTGTTTCAACAAGACAAGTTCTACGATGTGTCTCTGGACACAGGAGACAAGGTAGTGCAGTGTGGCCGTCGTGTAGACTGTCTGAAGCTTTGGCTCATGTGGAAGGCTCTTGGTGGATCAGGGCTGGAGCAGCGTGTGAACTGGGCTTTCACCCTCACCCG AGTTTGTAAATGTATGTTTCTGGTACGTGCCCCCCAGCCTTCGTGGACAGCGAGACAGTGCTGA
- the CSAD gene encoding cysteine sulfinic acid decarboxylase isoform X1, with protein sequence MAESNPVSPKWDLLAGEALLQDVFDIIMEEAVRKGTAASEKVCEWKEPEELRKLLDLELRSHGEKQEQILDRCRTVIQYSVKTCHPRFFNQLFSGLDPYALAGRIITESLNTSQYTYEIAPVFVLMEEEVLKKLRALVGWSSGDGVFCPGGSISNMYALNLARYQRYPDCKQRGLRALPPLAIFTTQESHYSIQKGTAFLGMGTDSIRLVKADDRGRMIPEDLEKQINQAEAEGAVPLLVSATSGTTVLGAFDPLEPIADVCQQHGLWLHVDAAWGGSVLLSQTHRYLLDGIKRADSVSWNPHKLLATGLQCSALLLRDTSNLLKHCHGAQATYLFQQDKFYDVSLDTGDKVVQCGRRVDCLKLWLMWKALGGSGLEQRVNWAFTLTRYLVEKMKMRKGFELVMEPEFVNVCFWYVPPSLRGQRDSADYCKKLAKVAPVLKERMVKEGSMMVGYQPHRTWPNFFRLIVANPVLSTADLDFFLDELERLGQDL encoded by the exons ATGGCTGAATCAAACCCAGTCTCCCCTAAATGGGATCTCCTAGCAGGTGAAGCTCTGCTTCAAGATGTCTTTGACATTATTATGGAAGAGGCTGTAAGAAAAGGAACTGCTGCCTCTGAGAAG GTCTGTGAGTGGAAGGAGCCAGAGGAGCTGAGAAAGCTGCTTGATTTGGAGTTGCGGAGTCATGGAGAGAAGCAGGAGCAGATCCTGGATCGGTGCCGGACAGTCATCCAGTACAGCGTGAAGACCT GTCATCCTCGCTTCTTCAATCAGCTCTTCTCAGGGCTGGACCCTTATGCCCTAGCTGGCCGGATCATCACAGAGAGCCTCAACACTAGTCA GTACACTTATGAAATTGCTCCTGTGTTTGTCCTCATGGAGGAAGAGGTGCTGAAGAAACTCCGGGCCCTGGTGGGCTGGAGCAGCGGGGATGGGGTCTTCTGCCCCG GTGGCTCCATCTCCAACATGTATGCCCTGAACTTGGCACGATACCAGCGCTATCCTGACTGCAAACAAAGGGGACTGCGGGCCCTGCCACCCTTGGCCATCTTCACAACACAGGAG AGTCACTACTCCATTCAGAAAGGAACTGCTTTCTTGGGCATGGGCACAGATAGCATCCGACTGGTCAAGGCTGATGACAG GGGAAGGATGATACCAGAGGACTTGGAGAAACAAATTAATCAAGCTGAGGCAGAG GGAGCTGTGCCTCTCCTGGTCAGTGCCACCTCAGGAACCACAGTGCTGGGGGCCTTTGACCCACTGGAGCCCATCGCCGATGTGTGCCAGCAACATGGGCTGTGGCTGCATGTGGAT GCAGCCTGGGGTGGAAGTGTCCTGCTGTCTCAAACACATCGGTACCTTCTTGATGGCATTAAGAG AGCTGACTCAGTATCTTGGAATCCCCACAAGCTGCTGGCAACTGGGCTGCAGTGCTCAGCTCTTCTCCTTCGGGACACCTCG AACTTGCTGAAGCACTGTCATGGAGCCCAGGCCACCTACCTGTTTCAACAAGACAAGTTCTACGATGTGTCTCTGGACACAGGAGACAAGGTAGTGCAGTGTGGCCGTCGTGTAGACTGTCTGAAGCTTTGGCTCATGTGGAAGGCTCTTGGTGGATCAGGGCTGGAGCAGCGTGTGAACTGGGCTTTCACCCTCACCCG GTACCTCGTAgagaagatgaagatgaggaagggCTTTGAGTTGGTCATGGAG CCAGAGTTTGTAAATGTATGTTTCTGGTACGTGCCCCCCAGCCTTCGTGGACAGCGAGACAGTGCTGATTATTGCAAGAAGCTAGCTAAG GTGGCACCAGTACTGAAGGAACGAATGGTCAAAGAGGGCTCCATGATGGTGGGCTATCAGCCCCACAGAACCTGGCCCAACTTTTTCCGTCTGATTGTGGCTAATCCAGTCCTGAGCACAGCTGACCTCGACTTCTTCTTGGATGAGCTAGAGCGGTTAGGGCAGGACTTATAA
- the CSAD gene encoding cysteine sulfinic acid decarboxylase isoform X3 translates to MYALNLARYQRYPDCKQRGLRALPPLAIFTTQESHYSIQKGTAFLGMGTDSIRLVKADDRGRMIPEDLEKQINQAEAEGAVPLLVSATSGTTVLGAFDPLEPIADVCQQHGLWLHVDAAWGGSVLLSQTHRYLLDGIKRADSVSWNPHKLLATGLQCSALLLRDTSNLLKHCHGAQATYLFQQDKFYDVSLDTGDKVVQCGRRVDCLKLWLMWKALGGSGLEQRVNWAFTLTRYLVEKMKMRKGFELVMEPEFVNVCFWYVPPSLRGQRDSADYCKKLAKVAPVLKERMVKEGSMMVGYQPHRTWPNFFRLIVANPVLSTADLDFFLDELERLGQDL, encoded by the exons ATGTATGCCCTGAACTTGGCACGATACCAGCGCTATCCTGACTGCAAACAAAGGGGACTGCGGGCCCTGCCACCCTTGGCCATCTTCACAACACAGGAG AGTCACTACTCCATTCAGAAAGGAACTGCTTTCTTGGGCATGGGCACAGATAGCATCCGACTGGTCAAGGCTGATGACAG GGGAAGGATGATACCAGAGGACTTGGAGAAACAAATTAATCAAGCTGAGGCAGAG GGAGCTGTGCCTCTCCTGGTCAGTGCCACCTCAGGAACCACAGTGCTGGGGGCCTTTGACCCACTGGAGCCCATCGCCGATGTGTGCCAGCAACATGGGCTGTGGCTGCATGTGGAT GCAGCCTGGGGTGGAAGTGTCCTGCTGTCTCAAACACATCGGTACCTTCTTGATGGCATTAAGAG AGCTGACTCAGTATCTTGGAATCCCCACAAGCTGCTGGCAACTGGGCTGCAGTGCTCAGCTCTTCTCCTTCGGGACACCTCG AACTTGCTGAAGCACTGTCATGGAGCCCAGGCCACCTACCTGTTTCAACAAGACAAGTTCTACGATGTGTCTCTGGACACAGGAGACAAGGTAGTGCAGTGTGGCCGTCGTGTAGACTGTCTGAAGCTTTGGCTCATGTGGAAGGCTCTTGGTGGATCAGGGCTGGAGCAGCGTGTGAACTGGGCTTTCACCCTCACCCG GTACCTCGTAgagaagatgaagatgaggaagggCTTTGAGTTGGTCATGGAG CCAGAGTTTGTAAATGTATGTTTCTGGTACGTGCCCCCCAGCCTTCGTGGACAGCGAGACAGTGCTGATTATTGCAAGAAGCTAGCTAAG GTGGCACCAGTACTGAAGGAACGAATGGTCAAAGAGGGCTCCATGATGGTGGGCTATCAGCCCCACAGAACCTGGCCCAACTTTTTCCGTCTGATTGTGGCTAATCCAGTCCTGAGCACAGCTGACCTCGACTTCTTCTTGGATGAGCTAGAGCGGTTAGGGCAGGACTTATAA